One genomic segment of Ignavibacteriota bacterium includes these proteins:
- a CDS encoding ester cyclase: MLTKRLKLENIAKSWIALWNSPINLKSFEELHSENFIDLSSSGRPSDKNGFRQGIIKLLEAFPDLKTEIDSILVDELKSQIAARWHSVGKNKLKYLGIGPTNKITEITGIEIIEIENEKIIKRWGEWDITNHINQ, from the coding sequence ATGTTAACAAAACGACTTAAACTTGAAAATATTGCAAAAAGTTGGATTGCACTTTGGAATTCTCCGATAAATTTAAAGTCATTTGAAGAATTGCATTCTGAAAATTTTATTGATTTGTCATCATCCGGAAGACCATCAGATAAAAATGGTTTTAGACAAGGTATTATAAAATTGTTGGAAGCATTTCCGGATTTGAAAACTGAAATTGATTCAATTTTAGTTGATGAATTAAAATCTCAAATTGCTGCTAGATGGCATTCCGTTGGTAAAAATAAGTTAAAATATCTTGGAATTGGTCCCACAAATAAAATCACCGAAATAACCGGAATTGAGATAATTGAGATTGAAAATGAAAAAATTATAAAAAGATGGGGCGAATGGGATATTACAAATCATATAAATCAATGA
- a CDS encoding UvrD-helicase domain-containing protein has translation MKILNELNQQQREAVEFNNAPNMIVAGAGSGKTRVLTYKIAYILENGYDASSILALTFTNKAAKEMKERIVHLIGSKANEMWMGTFHSIFAKILRTEASKIGYEPNFSIYDREDSVSLVSNCLQSLNISLDSLNASSVQHRISFLKNQMVTAEEYSKHVASNLIEKKIGEVYLEYNKRLKLNNSMDFDDLLIKPIELFNVNQRILAKYRSQFKYILVDEYQDTNKAQYELLKLLATPKIKICVVGDDAQSIYGWRGADINNMLNFEKDFVKAKTFRLEQNYRSTGKILKAADSIIKNNLNQIKKTLWTKNNEGEDLTIIRSTDEKDEAFLIAKQIKKEVTSRKISLNDIAILYRINSQSRALEEALKREKVPYKIIGGVEFYRRKEVKDLVGYLRILANQEDEESLLRIMNFPQRGIGNTSISKMIDFARKLNISLFTTMSRVFEVIEVKERIQKNVKQFKLLLDKYIKLKTQLSLLELTSALVDELGILKVYKEENTQESLQRYDNIQELLSGIAEFTKSKPDATIDDFLAEVSLITGLDQYADEHNSITLMTIHSSKGLEFPVVFITGCEEDIFPLNPKFDSDSRIEEERRLFYVALTRAKTKIFISYARSRYRFGEVAYQSKSRFLDELDPETLDEENKAAARKGGRRRKAFYDEMYQEDFDDYNQERRSFRVGSRITHELFGNGKVLKISGAGDMTKVTIAFEEKGTKTLLLKFANIHLAS, from the coding sequence GTGAAAATTCTTAATGAACTTAATCAACAACAAAGAGAAGCTGTAGAATTTAATAATGCTCCCAATATGATTGTTGCCGGAGCTGGTTCAGGAAAAACAAGGGTATTAACTTATAAAATTGCTTATATATTAGAAAATGGATATGATGCTTCATCAATTCTTGCGTTAACTTTTACAAATAAAGCTGCAAAAGAAATGAAGGAAAGAATTGTTCACCTTATTGGTTCTAAAGCAAATGAAATGTGGATGGGAACTTTTCACTCTATATTTGCAAAAATATTAAGAACGGAAGCTTCAAAAATTGGGTACGAACCAAATTTTTCAATTTATGATAGAGAAGATTCTGTTTCTCTTGTAAGTAATTGTCTTCAATCATTAAATATTTCTTTGGATAGTTTAAACGCATCTTCTGTTCAGCATAGAATTAGTTTTTTAAAAAACCAAATGGTTACTGCTGAAGAATACAGTAAACATGTTGCATCAAATTTAATTGAGAAAAAAATTGGTGAAGTTTATCTTGAATATAATAAAAGGTTAAAGCTAAATAATTCAATGGATTTTGATGATTTGCTTATTAAACCGATAGAATTATTTAATGTAAATCAGAGAATTTTAGCAAAATATAGAAGTCAATTTAAATATATTCTTGTTGATGAATATCAAGATACGAACAAAGCCCAGTATGAGCTTTTAAAACTTTTGGCAACTCCGAAAATTAAAATCTGTGTTGTTGGCGATGATGCACAAAGTATTTACGGATGGCGCGGTGCAGATATAAATAATATGCTAAATTTTGAAAAGGATTTCGTAAAAGCAAAAACTTTTAGATTAGAACAAAATTATAGATCAACGGGAAAAATATTAAAAGCGGCAGATTCAATAATAAAAAACAATTTGAATCAGATTAAAAAAACACTTTGGACTAAAAATAATGAAGGCGAAGATTTAACAATAATCCGCAGCACAGATGAAAAAGATGAGGCTTTTTTAATTGCCAAACAAATTAAAAAGGAAGTAACTTCTCGTAAAATATCTCTAAATGATATTGCAATTCTTTACCGAATAAATTCGCAATCAAGAGCTTTAGAAGAAGCGCTTAAAAGAGAAAAAGTTCCGTATAAAATAATTGGCGGCGTTGAATTTTACAGAAGAAAAGAAGTTAAAGATTTAGTCGGATATTTAAGAATTCTTGCAAATCAAGAAGATGAAGAAAGTTTATTGCGAATTATGAATTTTCCGCAGAGAGGAATTGGAAATACTTCAATAAGCAAAATGATTGACTTTGCGCGAAAATTAAATATTTCACTTTTTACAACAATGTCCCGAGTTTTTGAAGTAATTGAAGTTAAAGAAAGAATACAGAAAAATGTTAAACAATTTAAATTACTTTTAGATAAATACATTAAACTAAAAACTCAACTTTCTCTTCTGGAACTTACTTCAGCTTTGGTTGATGAATTGGGAATTTTAAAAGTTTACAAGGAAGAAAATACTCAAGAATCCTTGCAAAGATATGATAATATTCAAGAATTGCTAAGCGGAATTGCTGAATTTACTAAATCAAAGCCGGATGCAACAATTGATGATTTTCTCGCGGAAGTTTCATTAATTACAGGACTTGATCAATATGCTGATGAACATAATTCAATTACACTTATGACAATACACAGTTCTAAAGGACTTGAATTTCCGGTTGTTTTCATAACCGGCTGCGAAGAAGATATTTTTCCTTTAAATCCCAAATTTGATTCTGACTCAAGAATTGAAGAAGAACGAAGACTTTTTTATGTAGCGTTAACAAGAGCTAAAACAAAAATTTTTATTTCATATGCAAGATCAAGATATAGATTTGGAGAAGTAGCTTATCAGAGTAAATCAAGATTTTTAGATGAACTTGATCCTGAAACTTTAGATGAAGAAAATAAAGCTGCAGCAAGAAAAGGCGGAAGAAGAAGAAAAGCATTCTACGACGAAATGTATCAGGAAGATTTTGATGATTACAATCAGGAAAGAAGATCTTTTAGAGTTGGCAGCAGAATTACACATGAATTATTTGGAAATGGAAAAGTTTTAAAAATTTCCGGTGCCGGTGATATGACGAAGGTAACAATTGCTTTTGAAGAAAAGGGAACCAAAACACTTTTGTTAAAATTTGCAAATATTCATTTAGCTTCATAA
- a CDS encoding ATP-dependent 6-phosphofructokinase, with translation MSNINKIRGTIGILTGGGDVPGLNPAIRAVTIRALREGYRVIGIRRGWGGMIDIVRDKQYDNSENFIELSENIVNRAGRTGGTFLHSSRTRASHVPNPNVPEHLKDKYTNEINDLTAEVLQNIDFMGLDYLIPIGGDDTLSYGKHLHDQGMKVIAIPKTMDNDVPGTDYCIGFSTCVTRTIEITHALRTSAGSHERFLIIEVFGRYAGFSALLPTMAGAANRCVIPEHKFSIDRLTELMVEDRMKNPSKYSVCLVSEGAMIGESTEMTFEDNETDMFGHKKLGGIGDLVSKKMKDLSPKFNKGHRVNVINQRLGYMVRSGDPDAIDSIVPMAYGNLALDLVLEGTSGRLVTLKNGRYDNAPIEIVTSFKKVVDVDKYYNVDRLRPHYKSFESKPLFIMASD, from the coding sequence ATGAGTAATATTAACAAAATAAGAGGTACAATAGGAATTCTAACCGGTGGCGGTGATGTTCCGGGTTTAAATCCCGCAATTCGTGCCGTAACAATTCGAGCCTTAAGAGAAGGATATCGTGTAATCGGAATTCGTCGCGGTTGGGGCGGAATGATTGACATTGTACGTGACAAACAATATGATAACAGTGAAAACTTCATTGAATTATCAGAAAATATTGTAAATCGTGCAGGTAGAACTGGAGGTACATTTTTACACTCTTCTCGTACAAGAGCAAGTCATGTTCCAAACCCAAATGTTCCAGAACATCTTAAAGATAAGTACACAAATGAAATTAATGATTTAACCGCTGAAGTATTGCAGAATATTGATTTTATGGGATTAGATTATTTAATTCCAATTGGCGGAGATGATACATTAAGTTATGGAAAACATTTACATGATCAGGGAATGAAAGTTATTGCTATTCCGAAAACAATGGATAACGATGTTCCAGGAACAGATTATTGTATTGGTTTTAGTACCTGTGTAACTCGTACAATTGAAATAACACACGCGCTTAGAACGAGTGCCGGATCACACGAAAGATTTTTAATTATTGAAGTTTTTGGAAGATATGCAGGATTTTCTGCTTTGTTACCAACTATGGCTGGTGCAGCTAACAGATGTGTAATTCCTGAACATAAATTTAGCATTGATCGGTTAACTGAATTAATGGTTGAAGACCGAATGAAAAATCCAAGTAAATATTCTGTTTGTTTAGTTTCGGAAGGTGCAATGATTGGAGAAAGTACAGAAATGACTTTTGAAGATAACGAAACCGATATGTTTGGTCATAAAAAATTAGGCGGAATTGGTGACTTGGTTTCTAAAAAAATGAAAGATCTTTCACCAAAATTTAATAAAGGTCATAGAGTTAATGTAATTAACCAGCGATTAGGATATATGGTAAGAAGCGGTGATCCTGATGCAATCGATTCAATAGTTCCAATGGCTTACGGAAATTTAGCTTTAGATTTAGTTCTTGAAGGAACATCGGGTCGTTTAGTTACACTTAAAAATGGAAGATATGATAATGCTCCCATTGAAATTGTAACAAGTTTCAAAAAAGTTGTTGATGTTGATAAATATTACAATGTTGATAGATTAAGACCTCATTATAAGAGTTTCGAATCAAAACCATTATTTATTATGGCAAGTGATTAG
- a CDS encoding co-chaperone GroES has translation MKVKPMDDRVLVSFVEAETKTASGLIIPDTAKEKPTMGNVEAVGTDEELQKVLKVGDKVLFGKYGGEEISFDGKDYKIIQRSDILAIIEN, from the coding sequence ATGAAAGTTAAACCAATGGACGACAGAGTTCTTGTATCATTTGTAGAAGCTGAAACAAAAACTGCATCAGGTCTTATAATTCCGGATACAGCAAAAGAAAAACCAACTATGGGAAATGTTGAAGCAGTTGGAACTGACGAAGAATTACAAAAAGTTCTAAAAGTTGGCGATAAAGTATTATTTGGAAAATATGGCGGCGAAGAAATTTCTTTTGATGGAAAAGATTATAAAATTATTCAAAGAAGCGATATTTTAGCCATTATTGAAAACTAA
- a CDS encoding NrdH-redoxin — protein MSTTAQPKVIMFTTPTCSFCVSAKRYFREKNIRFTEIDVSKDQKAALDMQRRAGTTGVPVILINNKPIVGFDKPKINNLLNIK, from the coding sequence ATGAGTACAACTGCACAACCAAAAGTTATTATGTTCACAACGCCAACTTGTAGTTTTTGTGTTTCCGCAAAAAGATATTTTAGAGAAAAAAACATAAGATTTACAGAAATTGATGTTTCAAAAGATCAAAAAGCTGCGTTGGATATGCAAAGACGCGCTGGAACAACTGGTGTTCCGGTTATTTTGATAAACAATAAACCAATTGTTGGGTTTGATAAACCAAAAATTAATAATTTGTTAAACATAAAATAA
- a CDS encoding C40 family peptidase — translation MKNKISISVIIIFTLFNFINCKENNMEKLETILDTIKNTYAPDKRTAIFNIQSEFKDGKIFITGETDKDEAKNELIYQLKINELDAEIDLNVLPDENLGDKKFGIINLSVANLRTNPNHSAELATQSLLGTIVNVLKKENDWHLIQTPDKYISWIDEDGIFLVNETEVDIWKKSEKFIVNKNYSVVYQNPSSESEMISDLVLGNILKSVEVKKDFVKVEFPDLRQGFINTEDIQNFEIWKKDTISTSEKIISSTKTFIGIPYLWGGTSSKGLDCSGFTKTIYFMNGIILPRDASQQVNVGKLISLENNFENLLPGDLLFFGRKETQTEKEKITHVALYIGEGKYIHASGRVRYNSLFKDSEDFNEYRFNTFIRAKRILGNFDSNENLVKNNLFYK, via the coding sequence ATGAAAAATAAAATTTCAATATCAGTAATAATAATCTTCACACTTTTTAATTTTATTAATTGCAAAGAAAATAATATGGAAAAATTAGAAACGATTTTGGATACAATTAAAAATACATATGCTCCTGATAAAAGAACGGCAATTTTTAATATTCAATCGGAATTTAAAGATGGAAAAATTTTTATTACCGGTGAAACAGATAAAGATGAAGCTAAGAATGAACTAATTTATCAACTAAAAATTAATGAACTTGATGCAGAAATTGATTTAAATGTTTTACCGGATGAAAATCTCGGTGATAAAAAATTTGGAATAATTAATTTATCTGTTGCAAATCTTAGAACAAATCCAAATCATTCAGCGGAATTAGCTACCCAAAGTTTGTTGGGAACTATTGTAAATGTTCTAAAAAAAGAAAATGATTGGCATTTAATTCAGACTCCGGATAAATATATTTCTTGGATTGATGAAGATGGAATATTTTTAGTAAATGAAACCGAAGTTGATATTTGGAAAAAAAGTGAAAAATTTATTGTTAATAAAAATTATTCCGTAGTTTATCAAAATCCTTCTTCAGAAAGTGAAATGATTTCTGATTTAGTTTTGGGTAATATTCTAAAATCTGTTGAAGTGAAAAAAGATTTTGTAAAAGTTGAATTTCCGGATTTGCGTCAAGGTTTTATAAATACTGAAGATATTCAAAATTTTGAAATTTGGAAAAAAGATACAATTTCAACAAGTGAAAAAATAATTTCTTCAACAAAAACTTTTATTGGAATTCCATATTTGTGGGGTGGAACTTCATCAAAAGGTTTGGATTGCAGTGGATTTACAAAGACAATTTATTTTATGAACGGAATAATTTTACCAAGAGATGCTTCTCAGCAAGTAAATGTTGGAAAATTGATAAGCTTAGAAAACAATTTTGAAAATTTACTTCCGGGAGATTTATTATTTTTTGGAAGAAAAGAAACGCAAACAGAAAAAGAAAAAATTACTCACGTTGCATTATATATTGGGGAAGGAAAATATATTCACGCTTCCGGAAGAGTTAGATATAATAGTCTTTTTAAAGATTCGGAAGATTTTAATGAATATCGGTTTAATACTTTTATCAGAGCAAAAAGAATTCTTGGGAATTTTGATTCCAACGAAAATTTGGTAAAGAATAATTTATTTTATAAATAA
- a CDS encoding dipeptide epimerase, producing the protein MKLTFKPYTLELKHTFTISTNSRTTTPVVLTQIEYEGIIGFGEASMPPYLGESHETVLKFLSKVNLEQFKDPFLADDILTYVDNLEEKNTAAKASVDIALHDLIGKLLNKPFYKIWGFNKSTTPFTTFTIGIDTDEIIKQKVKEANEYKLLKVKLGTSNDKRIINAIRSETNKILAVDINQGWTDKEFALDMIYWMNENNVKMIEQPMPKEKIDDIAWLTEKSPLPIFADEGVQRLKDVASAKGVYSGINIKLMKCTGMREAHKMLNLAKSLNLQVMIGCMTETSCAISAAAQLSPHVDWADLDGNLLIKNDPYEGIKIIDGKISLNENPGIGLKLS; encoded by the coding sequence ATGAAACTTACATTTAAACCTTATACTTTAGAACTTAAGCACACTTTTACTATTTCTACAAATTCAAGAACTACAACTCCGGTTGTGCTTACACAAATTGAATATGAAGGAATTATTGGATTTGGCGAAGCATCGATGCCGCCGTATTTGGGTGAATCGCATGAAACAGTTTTAAAATTTTTATCAAAAGTAAATTTGGAACAATTTAAAGATCCATTTTTAGCTGATGATATTTTAACATATGTTGATAATTTAGAAGAAAAAAATACTGCCGCAAAAGCTTCTGTGGATATTGCGCTGCATGATTTAATTGGAAAATTATTAAATAAACCTTTTTATAAAATTTGGGGATTTAATAAATCAACAACTCCTTTTACAACTTTTACAATTGGAATTGATACCGATGAAATTATTAAGCAAAAAGTTAAAGAAGCAAATGAATATAAACTTCTAAAAGTAAAATTGGGAACATCAAACGATAAAAGAATAATTAATGCAATTCGTTCTGAAACAAATAAAATTTTAGCTGTAGATATAAACCAAGGTTGGACCGATAAAGAATTTGCATTGGATATGATTTATTGGATGAATGAAAATAACGTTAAAATGATTGAACAGCCGATGCCAAAAGAAAAAATTGATGATATTGCTTGGTTAACAGAAAAAAGTCCGCTGCCAATTTTTGCAGATGAAGGAGTTCAAAGATTAAAAGATGTTGCCTCGGCAAAAGGTGTTTATTCCGGAATAAACATAAAATTAATGAAATGTACCGGAATGAGAGAAGCACATAAAATGTTGAATTTGGCAAAATCATTAAATTTACAAGTTATGATCGGATGTATGACAGAAACTTCTTGCGCAATTTCTGCTGCCGCACAATTATCCCCGCACGTTGATTGGGCAGATTTGGATGGAAATCTTCTTATTAAAAATGATCCTTATGAAGGAATTAAAATTATTGATGGCAAAATTTCTTTGAATGAAAATCCCGGAATTGGTTTAAAATTATCTTAG
- a CDS encoding response regulator, which yields MTITEQILNLLEINENAPALVLNQFADVVAKNDVWSKYFGKAETGKSFYNIFDKNTSLLIKSSLIDSKTFLKVKTREIQYLASGEIKYFQLVISPFKIQNNLYFYFLIYDENHKNDFIVYPTIDDFSYHKKYEYIFNLLKTADPENQIINNLKYYTEIEKEPIALKDFSNFILMNQSFKSFMLPEESNQEIPLNVRIKTSELLLIIYSLEKEIFDPQNHFIIENTFPNSVNIAESNKILVFPFIRKNETLIIGKLDLQAKFGIVPKTENLKKEDQQIISELPTIIYDPNNFEILDTNKQCADIYGYDLDELKSMNLIELFLPEDMQKLLNPEVDLNKIEYKQLKKDGNEIRINVKRENVVWANRNVILETIQIIEKNTNVILDEKITELQKDEVVKDIIGNGINEVISEETISNIENFETVKIEEEKIPEEILENKIIDEKIEEISNGISSEVNKISEEIKVDEKFSESKLSIEQKEILKDKKEISPFLSFLFHELLTPVNVILGFVQEIIDSVDNLSEEQEESAKIIKENQQLLLQTMNSAVQYAKLEENLLPIKVEEFDLKNYIVDIEESVSRIADKQNVKLNFTHSFEKLLIKNDKQKLLASISYFLKLILTLTETKEIFISFYSTEDSLIISAKDKLSGISNNLLNNILELYNSPKSFENNNFGLSSIALRLSQKLNDVIFAKVTNLTTDKENTAALIIPSNIENSKNILHEINFVNPILNEEVESLKEITIDKLDNDIDEIVEAENELHEFSNDMFDEENELSEFTDEIIHEENDEIKLEDSEIILENEKNNSANSEMKYEETKIIFEEPEIANEIDERIIEDFSEEEILENEIETVNEEKPINKFKISDISCLFIDDSIDSQLLFKSQLHDLKHLSMASNLIDALPLLEKFTFDIILVDINLNHKFNGFDALKIIRQFNDFKTTPIAALTAYPFEGDREKFLMFGFTDYFVKPLLRDNLLNSFEKILS from the coding sequence ATGACCATAACTGAACAAATATTGAATCTTCTTGAAATAAATGAAAATGCTCCGGCTTTGGTTCTTAACCAATTTGCAGATGTTGTTGCAAAAAATGATGTTTGGTCAAAATATTTTGGCAAAGCAGAAACTGGAAAAAGCTTTTATAATATTTTTGATAAAAATACTTCGCTTTTGATTAAAAGTAGTTTGATTGATTCTAAAACTTTTCTAAAAGTTAAAACAAGAGAAATTCAATATTTAGCTTCCGGAGAAATTAAATATTTTCAATTGGTAATTTCACCGTTCAAAATTCAGAATAATTTATATTTCTACTTTTTAATTTATGATGAAAATCATAAAAATGATTTTATTGTTTATCCCACAATTGATGATTTCAGCTATCATAAAAAATATGAATACATTTTCAATTTGTTAAAAACAGCGGATCCGGAAAATCAAATTATAAATAATCTAAAATATTATACTGAAATTGAGAAAGAACCGATTGCATTAAAGGATTTTTCAAATTTTATTTTGATGAACCAAAGTTTTAAATCATTTATGCTTCCGGAAGAAAGTAACCAAGAAATTCCACTTAATGTTAGAATTAAAACAAGCGAACTTTTGCTTATAATTTATTCTCTCGAAAAAGAAATTTTTGATCCGCAAAATCATTTTATCATTGAAAATACTTTTCCAAATTCGGTAAACATTGCAGAAAGTAACAAAATTTTGGTATTTCCATTTATACGAAAAAATGAAACTCTTATAATTGGCAAGCTGGATTTGCAAGCAAAATTCGGAATAGTACCAAAAACGGAAAATCTTAAAAAAGAAGATCAGCAAATTATTAGCGAGCTGCCGACAATTATTTATGATCCGAATAATTTTGAAATTTTAGATACAAATAAACAGTGCGCAGATATTTACGGATATGATTTAGATGAATTGAAATCGATGAATTTAATTGAATTATTTCTTCCGGAAGACATGCAGAAATTATTAAATCCGGAAGTAGATTTAAATAAAATTGAATATAAACAGCTCAAAAAAGACGGAAATGAAATTCGCATAAATGTAAAAAGAGAAAATGTAGTTTGGGCAAATAGAAATGTAATTTTGGAAACAATTCAAATTATAGAAAAAAATACAAATGTAATTTTGGATGAAAAAATTACCGAATTACAAAAGGATGAAGTAGTTAAAGATATTATTGGAAATGGAATTAATGAAGTAATTTCAGAAGAAACAATTTCGAATATTGAAAATTTTGAAACAGTAAAAATTGAAGAAGAAAAAATTCCCGAAGAAATTTTAGAAAATAAAATTATCGATGAAAAAATTGAAGAAATATCAAATGGAATTTCATCTGAAGTAAATAAAATTTCTGAAGAAATAAAAGTTGATGAGAAATTTTCAGAATCAAAACTTAGTATTGAGCAGAAAGAAATTTTAAAAGATAAAAAAGAAATATCGCCGTTTTTATCATTTCTGTTTCACGAATTGCTGACTCCCGTAAATGTAATTTTAGGATTTGTGCAAGAAATTATTGACAGCGTGGATAATCTTTCGGAAGAGCAGGAAGAATCGGCAAAAATAATAAAAGAAAATCAGCAGCTTCTTCTTCAAACAATGAATTCCGCAGTTCAATATGCAAAATTAGAAGAAAACCTTTTGCCAATTAAAGTTGAAGAATTTGATCTCAAAAATTATATTGTTGATATTGAAGAAAGTGTTTCGAGAATTGCAGATAAACAAAATGTGAAATTAAATTTTACGCATTCCTTTGAAAAATTATTAATTAAAAACGATAAACAAAAACTTTTAGCATCAATAAGTTATTTTCTAAAACTCATTTTAACTCTAACCGAAACTAAAGAAATATTTATTTCATTTTATTCAACTGAAGATAGTTTGATAATTTCTGCAAAAGATAAACTTTCCGGAATTTCTAATAATTTGCTGAATAATATTTTAGAACTTTATAATTCGCCGAAAAGTTTTGAGAATAATAATTTTGGATTATCATCAATTGCATTGCGGCTTTCACAAAAATTGAATGATGTAATTTTTGCAAAAGTTACAAATTTAACAACAGATAAAGAGAATACTGCTGCGTTAATAATTCCAAGCAATATTGAAAATAGTAAAAATATTCTTCATGAAATAAATTTTGTAAACCCAATTTTAAATGAAGAAGTTGAATCTTTGAAAGAAATTACGATTGATAAATTAGATAACGATATTGATGAAATTGTAGAAGCAGAAAATGAATTGCATGAGTTTTCAAATGATATGTTTGATGAAGAAAATGAATTATCTGAATTTACTGATGAAATTATTCATGAAGAAAATGACGAAATAAAACTTGAAGACTCGGAAATTATTTTGGAAAATGAAAAAAATAATTCTGCAAATTCTGAAATGAAATATGAAGAAACCAAAATTATTTTTGAAGAACCCGAAATTGCAAATGAAATTGATGAAAGAATAATTGAAGATTTTAGCGAAGAAGAAATTTTAGAAAATGAAATTGAAACTGTAAATGAAGAGAAACCAATTAACAAATTTAAAATTTCTGATATTTCTTGTCTGTTTATTGATGATTCAATCGATTCGCAATTATTATTTAAATCACAATTACATGATTTAAAACATTTGAGTATGGCATCAAATTTAATTGATGCATTACCGCTTTTAGAAAAATTCACATTTGATATAATTTTGGTTGATATAAATCTTAATCATAAGTTTAATGGTTTTGATGCGCTGAAAATTATTCGTCAATTTAATGATTTTAAAACCACACCAATTGCCGCACTTACCGCATATCCATTTGAAGGCGATAGAGAAAAATTCTTAATGTTCGGATTTACAGATTATTTTGTAAAACCATTGTTAAGAGATAATCTGCTAAATTCTTTCGAAAAAATTCTTTCGTAA
- the lexA gene encoding repressor LexA, producing the protein MPKELTKTQQKILEFLTESKLKGFMPTLAEIAKKFGYNNRSTVQQHLQAIEKKGYIKRNSKLSRSIELLLEDKFFIPKPILGEVAAGNPLTIYPDAIDTIELPTIVHMPNDSFLLRVKGDSLKDAYIFSGDVIIVNPNLEPVNGKIVVAILDDAAVVKRFFKKSNSIELHSENPKYQPIIIKKNYVNFKLVGIVVGIYRNMETMVG; encoded by the coding sequence ATGCCAAAAGAATTAACAAAAACTCAGCAAAAAATTTTAGAATTTTTAACGGAATCCAAACTAAAAGGATTTATGCCTACTCTTGCAGAAATTGCAAAAAAGTTTGGATATAACAATCGCTCAACTGTTCAGCAGCATTTGCAAGCAATTGAGAAAAAAGGTTATATAAAAAGGAATTCAAAATTATCAAGAAGTATTGAACTTTTGCTGGAAGATAAATTTTTTATTCCCAAGCCAATTCTTGGTGAAGTTGCCGCGGGAAATCCGTTAACAATTTATCCCGATGCAATTGATACAATTGAACTTCCTACAATTGTGCATATGCCGAATGATTCATTTTTGCTTCGTGTAAAGGGAGACAGTTTAAAAGATGCGTACATTTTCAGCGGAGATGTGATAATTGTAAATCCGAATTTAGAACCAGTAAACGGAAAAATTGTTGTTGCAATTTTAGATGATGCTGCAGTAGTAAAAAGGTTTTTTAAGAAATCAAATTCAATTGAGCTGCATTCGGAAAATCCGAAATATCAGCCAATAATAATTAAAAAGAATTATGTTAATTTTAAATTAGTTGGAATTGTTGTGGGAATTTACAGAAACATGGAAACAATGGTGGGATGA
- a CDS encoding GxxExxY protein codes for MNEDQLSNVVIGLAINVHKNLGPGLLESAYEECLFYELNKNGLFVEKQKPMPLIYEEVKLDCGYRIDLMIERKLILEIKSVEALNDVHLAQILTYLKLAECKLGLLINFNVKYLKDGIKRVIL; via the coding sequence ATGAATGAAGATCAATTATCGAATGTTGTAATAGGTTTAGCAATAAATGTTCATAAAAATTTAGGACCCGGATTATTAGAATCGGCATATGAAGAATGTTTGTTTTATGAATTAAATAAAAATGGATTGTTTGTTGAAAAACAAAAACCAATGCCATTGATTTATGAAGAAGTTAAATTGGATTGTGGTTATAGAATTGATTTAATGATTGAAAGAAAATTAATTTTAGAAATTAAATCAGTTGAAGCATTGAATGATGTGCATTTAGCTCAGATATTAACTTATTTAAAATTAGCTGAATGCAAGCTTGGTTTATTGATTAATTTCAATGTAAAATATTTGAAAGATGGAATCAAAAGAGTTATTCTTTGA